From the Devosia sp. FJ2-5-3 genome, the window CCACCAATGCCGCGTCATAGGCCGAGACCACTTGTATCTGCGTATCGGAATAAGGCGTTATCGCCAGGATATCCGGGTAGATTTCACCCGGCAGTTCGCAAATCGTATCGACGAAGAGGTGAGTGCTGCCCTCGCGGCCCTTCACATCGTAGAAATTGCAGTGAAATTCCATGGACTGGATGCCGCCCCCGAAGGTGAGGCTCAGGAAATCCAGGTCCATCCAGGCGTCGATGCCCTTGTCCTCGACCACCGCGCAGGCGGCGGGGTCGCTGACATAGAGCCGGGTCTGATCGATGCGCAGATCTTCCTGTGCCGTGGCGGCAACAGGACCTGCGATCACCAGAGCCAACGCCCAGCCCAATTTCATGCGATTTGTTCCTCGTCCAGTTTCAGCTCGAAAAAGGCCGACCACTCGCTTTCTGGATAGTCGAGGAAAGGTCCGCGGGGCTCAAAACCATAGCGCGTATAGAGCCGGTGCGCTTCGGCCATGCCGTCGCCCGTTCCGGTTTCCAGCATCACCTTGGCAAGGCCGCGCTCGCGCGCCAACCCGACGATACGCTCCAGCAAGTGGCGTCCGACGCGTTGTCCGCGAACTTCTGGGCGCGTGAACATGCGCTTGACCTCGCCGAGCTCAGGCCCGTGGATCTTGAGCGCCCCCATGCCGATCGCCCTGCCCGCTTCATCACGGGCCACGAACAGCGTGGTATCGCTATCGGCCATCTGCTCGACGGTCATCTTGAACTGGAACTCGAGCGGCGAAAGCGGCAGCAAATGCGCATTGAGGTGAGCGACCAGGTCGCGCACATCGTCCTGTAGGGGCGTTTCAATGGCGATGCTGATCGCCATTTATTCGACCACCTTGGGCACCATGAAGAAATTGTCTTCCGTCAACGGCGCGTTTTTGACGATCTGATCGGGATAGTCGCCATCGGAGACGACATCGTCGCGACGACGCAGGGTCATCGGCGTCACCGAAGTCATGGGCTCGACGCCATCGACATCGACTTCCGAAAGCTGCTCGACAAAGCCGAGAATGGCGTTAAGCTCCTGCTGGTAGCTCGCCACTTCCTCTTCCTCGATGCGGATGCGCGCAAGGCGCCCGATGCGTTTGACGGTGGCTGCGTCGACAGACATGGCTAACTCCAGCGAATGATGCGGTCTTTGTCGCGTTATTAGCAATGGCGCGGCCGAAAAGACAATGAAAATGGCTGGGACTGCCGCTCAGACTTCCACAGCCAATGCCCGCTCGAGCGCGATCATCCCCGTCCCGTCGAGCTTGTCCCGGAGGGCGAGGAAAGCCTGCTCAACCTCCGCCTCGTCCCCCGCAAGGGCAATCAGTCGTGGCGAGGCCCGCTCCAGCAGGCCCTCGGCGCGGCTTTTGAGGCCCGCACCCGCCAGGACGAAAATGGCCCTGTCGGCCCATTTGCCCAGCTGCGGCATGTCACCGCGCACCACCACGACCGGGGCCTCGCCATCCGCGTCAACGATCAGGGTGTCGGCATCGAGCGCCACGATATCGGGTGCCCGATTCTGCTCCTCGACCTCGAGTGGCCGCAATGGCGCCCGTGGCTTCCATCCCACCGAAGCCAAAGTCATTCCGCTCTCGCCGAAGCCGACGACCTGATCCGCGCCGCTGACCAACTCGGCACTGTCAAAGCCCGCCCCTGCGGCATCGGGCTCCACCACCACGATCGCGCCTCCACTGTGGACACGAAAGGCCGAGGAGCCGAACCAGGTGAGCTTCATTGTCGGGTCTCCATCGCCAAACTGCGTTGTGCACCCTATAGGACAGTGTCAGCCAGTCCAGCGAGCCCGAGATTGACCGAAAACGAAGCCCTCTCCGATATTCCGCCGATCGGCAAGATCATGTGCCTTGACCTCGGCACCAAGACCATTGGCGTCGCCATTTCGGACGGCATGCGCTATTCGGCCACGCCGCTCGAAACCATCAAGCGGACCAAATTCACCCAGGACGCCGAGCGCATCATCCAGCTCGTGGCGGAAAACCAGGTCGTCGCGATCATCCTGGGCCTGCCGCTAAACATGGATGGCTCCGAGGGCCCGCGCGTTCAATCGACCCGCGCCTTTGCCCGCAATCTTGCTCCCAAGATCGACCTGCCCATTGCCTTCTGGGATGAACGTCTCTCCACCTCTGCCGTCACCCGGATGATGATCGAGGCCGATCTCCGCCGCGACCGCCGCGCCGAGGTCGTTGACAAGCTCGCCGCCAGCTACATCCTGCAGGGCGCGCTCGACCGGCTGCGGCGCACATGATTTCCGAATAAACCCGCGCGTTGAACATGCGAAAACCTTGCATATTGGCCGCCGCTCCCCTAGACCCCCATCCAACATCAAGGATGGGAGCGCATGGCCCAAATTCCCGCCAGCAACACCACTTCGTCCACCGGTTCGTCCGGTGACTTCCCCCCCTTCCGCCAGCGCCATCTGATATCGATCGCTGACCTCAAGCAGCACGAGATCATCGATCTGCTCGATCGCGCCGAGCGCATGGTCCCGGTCAGCCGGCAGGAGCGGAAATCCCTGCCTACGCTTGCAGGCAAGACGCAGATCAACCTGTTCTTCGAACCCTCGACCCGCACCCAATCCTCCTTCGAGATCGCCGGCAAGCGCCTCGGCGCGATGGTGGTGAACATGTCGGTCAAGACCAGCTCCGTTTCTAAGGGCGAAACCCTCGTCGACACCGCCGCCACGCTCAACGCCATGCGGCCCGATGTGCTGGTCGTGCGCCATTCCGCTGCCGGTGCCGTCGAGCTGCTCAGCCAGAAGGTGGGTTGCTCGGTGATCAATGCCGGCGACGGCGCTCATGAGCACCCGACTCAGGCGCTTCTCGACGCGCTCACCATCCGCCGCCACAAGGGCCGGATTTCGGGCCTCACAATTGCCATCTGCGGCGACATCGCAAATTCGCGCGTCGCCCGCTCCAATCTGCTGCTTCTGCAGGCGCTCAATGTGCGCACCCGCGTCGTTGCGCCGAAAAACCTCCTGCCCTCCGGCATCGAACACCTCGCCACCGAGGTCTTCACCGACATGGAAGCGGGCCTCAAGGATGTCGACGTGGTGATGATGCTGCGCCTCCAGCATGAGCGCGCCAATGGCAAGATGATCCCGTCCGTCCGCGAATATTATCGCTTCTATGGGCTCGACGCCGCCAAGCTCGCCCATGCCAAATCCGATGTCATCGTCATGCACCCCGGCCCGATGAATCGCGGCGTCGAAATCGACCCGGCCATTGCCGATGGTGCGCGCTCGGTCATCACCGAACAGGTCGAAATGGGCGTAGCCGTGCGCATGGCCGTGCTCGATGCCCTTCTCTCAGGAGACCAGCAATGACCCGGCCGCTGCTGATTGAAAACGCCCGCATTCTCGATCCCGCCTCCGGCACGGATGCGCGGGGCGCGGTTCTCGTCGAAGATGGTCGCATCGCCGATCTGTCCCTGGGCGGTCCTGTCGGCGTTCCCGATGGCGCCGAGGTCATCAATGCCGCCGGGCTCGCGCTCGCGCCTGGCCTGGTCGATATGCGCGTCTTTACCGGCGAACCCGGCTGGGAATATCGCGAAACCCTCGCCTCGGCGGGCGAAGCTGCGGCTGCTGGCGGCGTCACCAGCTTCGTGATGATGCCCGACACCTTGCCCGTCGTCGACGATGGGGCTGTGGTGGATTTCCTCATTCGCCGCGCCAAGGCGACGTCCAAGGTCAATATCCTGCCCGCTGGCGGCATCACCAAGGGCCTTGCCGGTCAGGAACTCTCCGAGTTCGGGCTGATGAAGGAGGCTGGTGCCGTCTGCCTCAGCGATGGCCGCCGCTCGATCCAGTCGACCGCCATGCTGCGCACGGCCATGTCCTATGCCGCCAATTTCGACATGACCATTGTCCATCATCTGGCCGATGCCGGTCTCGTGGGCGATGGCGTCATGAACAGCGGCCTCTTCGCCACCGTTCTCGGTCTCAAGGGCATTGTGCGCGAAGCCGAGACCATCCCGCTCGCCCGCGACGTGCAATTGGCATCGCTCACCGGCGTCCGCTATCACGCGGCCCAGATTTCGACCGGTGCGTCCGTTTCGATCCTCAACAGCGCCAAGGCGCACAATTCGAAGATCACCGCCGGCATTTCGATCAACAATCTCTGCCTCAACGAAAACGACATCGGCCGCTACCGCACCTATTTCAAGCTGGCGACACCGCTTCGCTCGGAGGATGATCGCCAGGCCGTCATCGAAGGCCTGCGCTCAGGCGCCATCGACACCATCCATTCCGATCACGATCCGCAGGACAGCGAGGGCAAGCGCCAGCCGTTTGCCGAAGCCACGGATGGCGCCATCGGCCTTGAAACCCTGCTCGCCGCGGCACTCCGCCTCCACCATTCCGAGGAAGTTCCCCTGTTGACGCTCTTGCGGGCGATGACCAGTCGCCCGGCCGAGATTCTCGGGCTCGAAGCCGGCCGCATCGCCAAGGGTGCCCCGGCCGACCTTATTCTGGTGGATCTCGATTATCCCTGGCAGGTCAACGAGAACGCCTTGAAGTCGCGCTCCCGCAACACCAGCTTCGAGGGTGCCCGCCTTGCCGGCAAGGTCATGCGCACCATCGTTGGTGGACAGACAGTGTTCATGCACGAGGACTAGACGGCCAAACTCATACCCAGGAAATCAAGATGACATTGTCGATGTATTCGGCCTCGGTGCCGGTCTTTGCGCGAATGCTCAAGAATCTGCTGGCCATTTTCGAAAAGGCCGAGGCCTACGCCGCCGAAAACGGCATCGACCTGCAGAGCTTTGTCGAAACGCGCCTCGCCGCGGATATGCACCCGCTGCGCAACCAGGTTCAGATAGCGACCGACGGCGCCAAGGGCGTCCCCTCGCGTCTCGCCGGCAAGCCGGTGCCAAGCTGGCCTGACGATGAAATCACCTGGGCCGATCTCAAGGTCCGCCTGCAAAAGGGCATTGATTACCTCGCGACCTTCTCCCCGGACGATTTCGCCGGAGCCGATGACCGCCCGGTGACGCTCACCCTTGGTGGCAAGGATGTTGAGGTCCGCGGCGACGACTACCTCCTCAATCGGGGCCTTCCGAACTTCTTTTTCCACATCACCACGGCCTACGACATTCTGCGCCACAAGGGCGTGCCCATCGGCAAGCGCGACTATCTGGGCTAGCGTCCGCGCTCCACCGATGTGACGAAACAACGTCCTCCCCTTGAGGGGAGGGCAGCAAAACTGGGCCGTTTGGCCGCAGCGACGGTGGGAGTGGATAATCCTGGCCTGCGCCTGTGAAAAGGCGGCTGCCCCTCACCCGCCTCTTGCTCATTGCCCATCCCGGCGCTACTCCTCTCGGTAATAGGGGAGTAACCATGCCGACCGACTTTTTGCCGCTCATCTTCGCGCTTGTGCTCGGCTATCTCTCCGGCTCGATCCCGTTCGGCCTCATTCTCACGCGGGCGGCTGGCCTCGGCGACATCCGCAATATCGGCTCAGGCAATATCGGCGCCACCAATGTGCTGCGGACCGGTAACAAGAAGATTGCCGCTGCGACACTCGTTCTCGACGCGCTCAAGGCAGCTGTTCCGGTGCTTGTCGCCCGCTATTTCTGGGGCGAAGAAGCCGCCATGCTCGCTGCTGTCGGTGCTTTCCTCGGCCATTGCTTTCCGGTCTGGCTCGGCTTCAAGGGCGGCAAGGGCGTTGCCGTCATGATCGGCTCGCTCTTTGCCCTCGCCTGGCCCGTCGGCATCATCTTCTGTGCCGTCTGGCTGATCATCGCCTTCGCCCGCAAGATTTCCTCCCTGGCCGCCCTTACCGCTGCGGCGACGGCACCGATCTTCGCCTATCTCTTCGGCAGCCCGCTGCTGGCGTTGACCGTAATCGTCCTGGCGCTGCTGCTCTTCTTCCAGCACCGCGAAAATATCGCCCGGCTCCTCGCCGGCACCGAGCCGGCCATCGGCGGCTCGAAGAAGGCAGCCTGATCTTGAGGGGCGTGGGAGAAAAAAATCTCACCCCCTCGCAGCGCGTTTCCTGGCTCCGGCTTCTGCGGGCCGACAATGTTGGCCCCGTCACCTTCCGGCAGCTGATCAACCGGTTTGGTACTGCTGAGGCCGCCCTTTCCGCCCTGCCCGCCCTCGCCCGCACGACGGGTCGTCCACTCCGCATTCCCACCCTGTCGCAGGCCGAAGACGAGATCGCTGCGGCCGCACGCTTTGGCGCCCACCTCGTTGCCATTGGCGAACCCGGCTATCCGCCGCATCTCTCGCACATTCCCGGCGCGCCCCCGCTCATCACCATTGCTGGTGGCGAAAATCTCGACTGGCAGCGCAGCGTCGCCATTGTGGGTGCGCGCAATGCCTCCTCTGCCGGCATCAAGATGACGCGCCTCCTATCCGAGGAGCTGGGCAGATTGGGATTCGTTATCGTCTCCGGTCTGGCGCGCGGCATCGACGCGGCGGCCCATCGCGCCAGCCTCGCAGTCGGGACCATCGCCGTCCTTGCCGGCGGCTTCGACAAGATTTATCCCAGCGAGAACATCCCGCTGGCCCACGACATTCTCGACAATGGCGGTGCGCTTCTCACCGAAATGCCGCTCGGCTGGGAGCCGCGCTCTCGCGACTTCCCGAGGCGTAATCGGCTGGTTTCGGGTCTGTCGCTTGGTGTCGTGGTGGTGGAGGCAGCAAAGCGCTCGGGTTCGCTGATCACTGCCAGGCTGGCCCTCGAGCAAAACCGCGATGTCTTTGCAGTGCCCGGCTCCCCACTCGATCCGCGCGCCGAGGGCGGCAACCTGCTCATCCAGCAGGGCGCGCGCCTCGTTACGTCAGCGCAGGACATAGCCGACACGATCGGCCATGCCGATCCCTCGCGCTCCATGCTGTTCGATCCTGAATGGATTCCGGATCCCGCCCTTGACGGGCAGGACGTCATGCCGGGCGAAGATGATCGCGCCCGTCTCATGAGCGCCCTCTCCACCACCCCGATCGAGGTTGACGAGCTCATCGCGCAGCTGGCCCTGCCGCCTTCGGCCATGCAGATGCTGCTGCTCGAACTGGACCTCGCCGCCCGCATCGAATGGTCCAGCGGCCAGCTCGTCGCCCTCCGCTACGACTGATCCGCCCGGCCCCGGCAGTCGCGCACAAAAACGGGACGTGCATGGCTCCCCGTTGACACCGGACCAGACGTTCACCATGTTGCGCGCTCTTTGAATGAGCAGTTGCGGAACGGATATTCCATGAAGGTCGTTGTCGTTGAAAGTCCGGCCAAGGCCAAGACAATCAACAAATATCTGGGCAAGGACTATGAAGTCCTGGCCAGCTTCGGCCATGTCCGCGATTTGCCGGCCAAGGACGGTTCCGTTCGCCCGGATGAAGATTTCGCCATGTCATGGGAAGTCGACACGGCCGCCAAGAAGCGTATTGCCGACATCGCCGGCGCACTGAAGAACGCTGACGGCCTGATCCTCGCAACCGACCCTGATCGCGAAGGCGAGGCCATTTCCTGGCACATTCTGGACGTTCTGCGCGCCAAGAAGGCACTCAAGAAGGATGTTCCGGTCCAGCGCGTCGTCTTCAACGCGATCACCAAGGATGCCGTGACGGCGGCCATGGCCAAGCCGCGCGACATCGACATGCCGCTGGTCGACGCCTATCTCGCCCGTCGCGCCCTCGATTATCTCGTCGGCTTCACGCTATCGCCCATTCTGTGGCGCAAGCTGCCGGGCTCGCGTTCGGCCGGCCGCGTGCAATCGGTGGCGCTGCGTCTGGTGTCAGACCGCGAATCCGAGATCGAAAAATTCAAGGCCGACGAATATTGGTCCGTCGAGGCCCAGCTCAGCCAATCGGGCAAGAGCTTCCTCGCACGCCTGTTTTCCGTCGACGGCAAGAAGACCGACAAGCTCGACATCAAGACGGGCGAAGATGCCGCCGCGCTGAAAAAGCTCGTCGAGGCCGGCCAGTTCAATGTCTCCAACGTCGAAAAGAAGCCCACCAAGCGCAATCCCTACGCGCCCTTCACCACTTCGTCGCTGCAGCAGGACGCGTCCTCGCGCCTCGGCCTTTCGCCCAGCCGCACCATGCAGGTGGCTCAGCGCCTCTACGAAGATGGTCTGATCACCTATATGCGTACCGACGCCGTGCAGATGGCCCCTGAGGGCATCGCCATGGCCCGCTCGGTCATCGGCAAATATTTTGGTGACGAATACCTGCCGGAGAAGGCACGCGTCTACCAGACCAAGGCCAAGAACGCCCAGGAGGCCCACGAGGCCATCCGTCCCACCGACATGTTCAAGCGGCCAGAAAGCCTCAGCATCGATCCCGATCAGCAAAAGCTCTATGCGCTGATCTGGAAGCGTACGCTGGCCAGCCAGATGGCTTCCGCCGAGATCGACCGCACCAGCGTCGATATCGCCGTCAACGTCCCCGGCCGCGCCGCCAGCCTGCGCGCCACCGGCTCGGTCGTCACCTTTCCCGGCTTCCTCACGCTCTATGGCGTCGAGGCCAAGACCGATGGCGAAGAGGACGATGACGAGGGTCGCGAACTGCCCCCGCTCAAGGTCGGCGACAAGCCGGACCTGAAAAAGGTCGAGATCGAGCAGCATTTCACCCAGCCGCCTGCGCGCTACAGCGAAGCGAGCCTGATCAAGAAGATGGAAGAGCTCGGCATCGGCCGGCCGTCCACCTATGCGGCGACGCTGACCACGCTCAAGGACCGCAATTACGTCAGGCTCGAGGGCAAGGCGTTGCACCCCGAAG encodes:
- a CDS encoding GNAT family N-acetyltransferase; amino-acid sequence: MAISIAIETPLQDDVRDLVAHLNAHLLPLSPLEFQFKMTVEQMADSDTTLFVARDEAGRAIGMGALKIHGPELGEVKRMFTRPEVRGQRVGRHLLERIVGLARERGLAKVMLETGTGDGMAEAHRLYTRYGFEPRGPFLDYPESEWSAFFELKLDEEQIA
- the gatC gene encoding Asp-tRNA(Asn)/Glu-tRNA(Gln) amidotransferase subunit GatC translates to MSVDAATVKRIGRLARIRIEEEEVASYQQELNAILGFVEQLSEVDVDGVEPMTSVTPMTLRRRDDVVSDGDYPDQIVKNAPLTEDNFFMVPKVVE
- the ruvX gene encoding Holliday junction resolvase RuvX, with the protein product MCLDLGTKTIGVAISDGMRYSATPLETIKRTKFTQDAERIIQLVAENQVVAIILGLPLNMDGSEGPRVQSTRAFARNLAPKIDLPIAFWDERLSTSAVTRMMIEADLRRDRRAEVVDKLAASYILQGALDRLRRT
- a CDS encoding aspartate carbamoyltransferase catalytic subunit, coding for MAQIPASNTTSSTGSSGDFPPFRQRHLISIADLKQHEIIDLLDRAERMVPVSRQERKSLPTLAGKTQINLFFEPSTRTQSSFEIAGKRLGAMVVNMSVKTSSVSKGETLVDTAATLNAMRPDVLVVRHSAAGAVELLSQKVGCSVINAGDGAHEHPTQALLDALTIRRHKGRISGLTIAICGDIANSRVARSNLLLLQALNVRTRVVAPKNLLPSGIEHLATEVFTDMEAGLKDVDVVMMLRLQHERANGKMIPSVREYYRFYGLDAAKLAHAKSDVIVMHPGPMNRGVEIDPAIADGARSVITEQVEMGVAVRMAVLDALLSGDQQ
- the pyrC gene encoding dihydroorotase, whose amino-acid sequence is MTRPLLIENARILDPASGTDARGAVLVEDGRIADLSLGGPVGVPDGAEVINAAGLALAPGLVDMRVFTGEPGWEYRETLASAGEAAAAGGVTSFVMMPDTLPVVDDGAVVDFLIRRAKATSKVNILPAGGITKGLAGQELSEFGLMKEAGAVCLSDGRRSIQSTAMLRTAMSYAANFDMTIVHHLADAGLVGDGVMNSGLFATVLGLKGIVREAETIPLARDVQLASLTGVRYHAAQISTGASVSILNSAKAHNSKITAGISINNLCLNENDIGRYRTYFKLATPLRSEDDRQAVIEGLRSGAIDTIHSDHDPQDSEGKRQPFAEATDGAIGLETLLAAALRLHHSEEVPLLTLLRAMTSRPAEILGLEAGRIAKGAPADLILVDLDYPWQVNENALKSRSRNTSFEGARLAGKVMRTIVGGQTVFMHED
- a CDS encoding DUF1993 domain-containing protein; this encodes MTLSMYSASVPVFARMLKNLLAIFEKAEAYAAENGIDLQSFVETRLAADMHPLRNQVQIATDGAKGVPSRLAGKPVPSWPDDEITWADLKVRLQKGIDYLATFSPDDFAGADDRPVTLTLGGKDVEVRGDDYLLNRGLPNFFFHITTAYDILRHKGVPIGKRDYLG
- the plsY gene encoding glycerol-3-phosphate 1-O-acyltransferase PlsY, which translates into the protein MPTDFLPLIFALVLGYLSGSIPFGLILTRAAGLGDIRNIGSGNIGATNVLRTGNKKIAAATLVLDALKAAVPVLVARYFWGEEAAMLAAVGAFLGHCFPVWLGFKGGKGVAVMIGSLFALAWPVGIIFCAVWLIIAFARKISSLAALTAAATAPIFAYLFGSPLLALTVIVLALLLFFQHRENIARLLAGTEPAIGGSKKAA
- the dprA gene encoding DNA-processing protein DprA; this translates as MGEKNLTPSQRVSWLRLLRADNVGPVTFRQLINRFGTAEAALSALPALARTTGRPLRIPTLSQAEDEIAAAARFGAHLVAIGEPGYPPHLSHIPGAPPLITIAGGENLDWQRSVAIVGARNASSAGIKMTRLLSEELGRLGFVIVSGLARGIDAAAHRASLAVGTIAVLAGGFDKIYPSENIPLAHDILDNGGALLTEMPLGWEPRSRDFPRRNRLVSGLSLGVVVVEAAKRSGSLITARLALEQNRDVFAVPGSPLDPRAEGGNLLIQQGARLVTSAQDIADTIGHADPSRSMLFDPEWIPDPALDGQDVMPGEDDRARLMSALSTTPIEVDELIAQLALPPSAMQMLLLELDLAARIEWSSGQLVALRYD
- the topA gene encoding type I DNA topoisomerase, which encodes MKVVVVESPAKAKTINKYLGKDYEVLASFGHVRDLPAKDGSVRPDEDFAMSWEVDTAAKKRIADIAGALKNADGLILATDPDREGEAISWHILDVLRAKKALKKDVPVQRVVFNAITKDAVTAAMAKPRDIDMPLVDAYLARRALDYLVGFTLSPILWRKLPGSRSAGRVQSVALRLVSDRESEIEKFKADEYWSVEAQLSQSGKSFLARLFSVDGKKTDKLDIKTGEDAAALKKLVEAGQFNVSNVEKKPTKRNPYAPFTTSSLQQDASSRLGLSPSRTMQVAQRLYEDGLITYMRTDAVQMAPEGIAMARSVIGKYFGDEYLPEKARVYQTKAKNAQEAHEAIRPTDMFKRPESLSIDPDQQKLYALIWKRTLASQMASAEIDRTSVDIAVNVPGRAASLRATGSVVTFPGFLTLYGVEAKTDGEEDDDEGRELPPLKVGDKPDLKKVEIEQHFTQPPARYSEASLIKKMEELGIGRPSTYAATLTTLKDRNYVRLEGKALHPEDRGRIVTAFLESFFNRYVEYGFTAGLEEQLDQVSAGELDYKVLLRDFWKDFTAATEEIKDLRVSEVLDALNDLLADHIFPPREDGTERRQCPTCGTGVLSLKLGKFGAFIGCSNYPECKHTTQLSDAANGNAAQAGAGDGVLGTDPESGEEVHLKSGRFGPYVQLGDGKEPKRSSLPKGWEPGSLTLEKALQLLSLPREVGLHPETGLPISAGLGRYGPFILHDGKYANLPDVEEVFTVGINRAVDLIAQKAAGGFKRGGGAAVAAIQTFEHDAGPITVRAGRYGPYVNQGKINATIPKDVKPEDVTLDQAIAWIAARAEVTGTKVKKAPAKKAAAKKPAAKKATTKKAAADDEAAEKKPAAKRAAPKKAAAKKSTVTDEDVPF